The genomic region AAGCATATTACGTGTGGTAGTTCGTCTTTTTCAGATACCTGTAAATTAAAAGAAATGTTGTAGTGTGACTGAAATCTAATAGTATAATATAAAACATTGCAAAGAGTAAACAAAACTGAGGcaacaaattaaattttcaataataaacaaatatgttGTTATTTGATCATCATTCTGGGTAGGTCTTGGCTTATTgtacaagtttgacttgaatgtttgaaattgacttgagtttgacataatttcaagtcaaactcaagtcaatccttctacaaataattcaagtcagtCAAGTCAAAGAAAGTGTGGGAAAGAAAAGTCTTCaggaaaatatttggaggaaagCTATGAAATGAAATGTGGATAAAATACCAAATGTAGAACTGGATCTATGGAGAACCGAATATAGAAGGGATCATAAAAGCACAAAGACTGATATGGTTGGGAtatatccaaaggatgccaaacacaaGACTTCCCAAAATAATACTAACGGGAGAAAaaggaggaaagaagaagaaaggtagaccgaaaaccagatggaagaaataTGTTAAAAGTGACATAGAAGAACTtaaatcacaaattggaaaaataaagcagcaaacaGGAGAGAATGGAAAAGAAAAGTAAACCAAACCATGGGCattctaggcctggagagctaaatTATATATTTACATCTGAGTACATAATGTGTAAAGACTTATATGGAAATTACCATGACGTCGATAAAATTACAACATCCAAAGTGGACCTACTCTAAGATGGTAAAATTACCATTGAAATGTTAAATATTAAAAGCATGcaaaattaaatgtaactaaaaaattctggtgctactatagtatgcggtctacctatGCATATCTATTACAGTGCTATTATTATAGTGtgcagaataagccaattttgtggcttattccaagctaaaatagtaaattgatatgacagaGTATTAAttatattacatttaattaacaattaaaataataattctcatatattatgcgttttattcactttgtagaatttcaaaatatttttgacGGCACTATAATTATGTGTCGTAAACCGCAAGCTATAACAGAAACGGATATTCGTTTGACTTTGGAACAGCAATAAAGCACTTGTTAGTCAGAATTCTCGTTAAGGgatgcaataaacaaaataaacGTGGATTCGTCATTTAAATAGTTGAGATAGATGAGAGTTTTTGTGCGATTTCTTTTATCTGAGGCCAGGTCGAAAACATCATATGGTGTCAAGCTGCCAGTTCGCTCGAAAATGTAACAAGACagaagtattttttttttaaattcaagatTGTCATGCTTAAAAATCTACCTCTTAAAagttgttttcatttttacatcATATATTTCAAGTACTTTATTACTGCCTACTCCTGAtgattataatttatataaaaaagaaaagatTTAAAAACAATTGAGTACCTAATAATAATAGGGTTATTGGTTTTATgtctataatttaattttttttcagatacaGTCTACACATGTTATGTttggatttaaaatttaaatatattaacTTAAATGCATTAAGTTTTCTTAATTATCCAAACTAGCAcatttatagggttttatttgtctgtctctGGTTTAAGTAGCTATATCAGCTAATACATTtatatgtttattaaaatttatcaaaaaaatcaattttttggccTTGTTGGGTGAAGGGAAATTTCTCCTATTTCCTACCCCATCCCttcccgtagatccgccactaaGACATTAtcgcacaaagcacacacttcgcAACGAACGTAACTGAACGCAAtgtgatattcaaacttcaaactgtttgaagaagtttgatttcaagtcaaatcTAAAGACATTGAAATCAAGTCAactcaaacttttttacaaaaaagtttgattttcaagtcaaatagtgatgttagaagagaatattctcgagaatattctcggccagaaaattctctcgagaatattctcggcaaaatttttccatattttcaaaaactgaaacaaaaataaaaactagatacgggtcaaattattataatttaaaaaatatgtaggtactaGCAACGATGTTGACAgtgtcaatatttattgttttggtgcaatgttaacgtgcaaatatttagaatggtgtttatttaagcagagaagaacaagttgaggaaactgagtttgtagataatttagcaactttataatatggtgatgagtcggctgaaataatggcagatttggaactttatcggtctaaggagggattttttggaaaaccataagttgtaaaatcaattgaaaaactaGACTTAATCATATGGTGAAAAGGTACCTGCttcggaacaaaattaactaaaatagtagTTGATATATTATTAAGCAAGCTTTCATCCAGTGCAgcgactgaaagaagtttcagtacttatggttttttttatTCACTCCTCTCAAAGAAACCGGCTCACTGCTGAACGGGCTAGTAAGGTACTTTTATTgttcacaatttaaaattgttagatgtacaccaatccatgactgagctggccactcgtgaaaaacaaaatcccacaactcaTTGTAATACATTGAATTGCAGAGTGTAGATGActatagaaatagattctgaatctgaggtctcatcttttatcataccacatcgattatttgctgttaagaagaaattttcatttttttatcaaagaaattttgtgttttttgttgtttttgtatttttttatatacaaagaacgctgttgtttcgtctcataattttgtatataagatcatgatttttaaaaccctatttttcatctacaacaatattcttaagtgcatcatggggttcattctcagaaaattctccatatcgagaatattctcgagaatattctctgatttttcattctcgagaattttccaacactaaagtcaagtcaagtttgttgagtaagatcaaactagtttgacttgatgcatctctatcTTGGCTGCCTACAACTGTTTTCCAATTTGCTCAGTTTTCCATTAATCTGTAGTGAAATGGGATGGGACAAACTTTTTGGAGATCTGATTGGATCTCCAATTTAGAGCATAATATGCAAATGACATAAACATAATGAGCAAAAACGAAACAGGCAAAAATATGCAGACGAAAACTAAATCAAATGCTAAGCAAATAGGTTTTTcaataaacacaaaaaagactAAAATTCTAGTACAAAGTCGATTAGAGAGAGCAACATAACCCTACCTGACAGTTGACCACTTGGAAAGGACCACTACATTAGAAAATGTAGATATCATTATCTACTTAGGAGTCAACATCACAAATGACAACATTGACGATGCAGAGTTTAGCAGAAGAATCACCCTAGCCAATATTGCACACTTTGCTATACTTAAATCAGACATTTAAATTACGAGACATACATCAAAGAACTAAGATACAAATCTACAAGTAGCCAATATTGAGCTAAGGATGTGAAACTTGGATATTGACTCAAAAATCTGTAAACCACAAGAATATATTTGGAAGAAAGGTACTGAGACAAATATTAGGCCCTATAAAGTAGAATATCAGGTGGCGAATCAGATTCACAAATTCCCTACTTGTCAAGCAATGATTATTACTAAGTTCAACATTGTAGGTTGCAGTTGCAAACGAAAAATCAATAATAAACAGTTATATAATAGGTATGACttatttataaactataaaaatataattttatgtattttaatttttttccatttaAAAACCCATATCGATGTAATTAATTCAAGCAAAATTGATGAAGTCTTCATTATGCTTTCAGGTTGCATAGCACTGGCTATAAACAACAAAAACCACATACATTAATGGTACATTTTGCATAGATAACGTCTAGTGATAACTTCACAACTGGATTTTAAAATAAGTCAGGTGTGTTCTTGGAATTCCATGTAACTTTTCCAAGATTCAATTTAATTCTTATTTCAAATCTTTTTATAGCATATTATCTAATgcagattatttttattttaccaTTTTTGGTAAGGGAAAATCCTTAAAAGTAAAAAACTGTTAAAAGTCCACCAAATAGTCATCTAttcttcttttcatgagcatttttcagtgcgtcacaaatgatagaaaaaaaggtacgtccgtgataatacacatttatgacatttattctaacatgacattttagttaaatctgacagttgtcacattttatttgcaatttggcataaaaacaaatcgagtttattgcatttataaaatggtattttctttgatttgtatagtcttataaattgtacagattatattcgtagatatattatataattattaaataatttttttcgattatggcgccatctattgacaactagaataaatgttataaatgtcaccgacgaaatgtaatcactgacatgcgtttttttctgtcacatacaatttaatgcgttagaaagaaatcgaaaaactgtgacgcactgaaagatcctcatgagaaaaagcatagaaCAAACTATACttcgtttttaaactaggaggagtactTAATTTAAATTTACTGAGCAGCAATGCTTGTTTGAAATTGGTCCAACCGCCAATCGCAGGCAAGTTTATTCCACTAAATTATGCAATTTTGACATTTATGGAATTTTGATACTATAGACCATTCCAGGGTGACGTCATTTGACAGCGACTGGAGGGCAAAGATCTTGTAAACAAAGTAGGTTAAGTGTagaaaaccattgtttaatttaagaatatgATTAAAATACCACCGTTTTGTTCAGTTCCAGTGTCAAGTGTTCCAGTAAAAGTAAAAGAGATGAAGTGagtttttttataataccagccgcatttaacactagaaagtcggaggggccaatttggcccctgttgcgatttgaagttattgtagtttttttatttgaggcaataatagtttcatattttatgacttttaatatgtttgatacaaagacttatttaacacaaaaaaatattgtttactaaaattaaatGGTTTTTgtaacaaatctaccatagaagtctaaaggggccaaattggccctgtgtaagttattatcgttttctgggaaattcgacgatcctttctttcaaattcctgtcggatgggtaaaaccatatttatgtatgtttattgtatatggttacccttatactggtactgatcatccACGTAATAGAGAtaaaattgttggtgaacacaaAGATACAATTGTGGGTGTAGATGACCAAATGAAGCGTCTTTATAtatactacaaaagtaacttcaagaTGATGGCCTATGTACCTACGTGTTTTATAATACccttgacttggaagcaataaatgcatggattatttataaagaaatatcTGGAAGTATTTtttgtaagtttattcttcggctgtgtgaagaattatgggccccataccATGCCTCCCGAAATATAGAACTAcgcctagcaacaccaggtctaccaacaactatcactgttactatccaaaaacgacaaaaatatcagttgaaaatattttgtaaatgaaatcatacttccaatcactgccgcggctgtaacaaggcaatgtgtggcaaatatcaaaaactgcaaactgtatggtgtCCCCGAGGGGTAAACCACTAGCCTCAAAATTGTACAATGATTTCCAAATTTGGCAATCATTGCTTAATGATTCCCAACTATTTCTGATGATTCCTAAGGATTTCTAGGTTTTGCAATATGATTCCTAGGTATTTCCATATGATTTCCAAGGATTTCCATATGATTTGCAAGGATTTCCATGTGGTTTCAAAGGATTTCCATATGATTCCCATttcagtttttattattttataggatttaaatttaaaaccgataataaaaataattaaaaaccaaTAATTAAGCAAAGTAGCTTTATTAACataataaataacataaaaaaatatgtttaattttttaatgatttgaTGGATTTGATTGTTTTGTATTTCTGTTTAATAGCAATCAAATcatttctttttaaagaaaatgGTTCAGTTCCGCTTAGACTAACTGGTCCATAAAATATAAACTCTTTGTGAACATCTTGGATATCATCTTTTTTGGGCCACTTAAAAGTATCCAGGTCTTGTTgtaaaaatttcactttaaacTTTTCTGAGCTGTAGCTGTTGATGACACGCCCTAGATACCATTGTGTATCATAAAACACAGCATAATAAGATTCTAGCTGAATTACTGGCATTTTTGTACTTTCGTTATGGCAATCTTCTAAGTCAGAGAAATCTTCACTCAAAGTTTCACTTTCTAAGCTAATCTCATCTGATTCAGATCGAGATTCAGATGTACTATCTTTATGAGCTCGTTCATGAGGTTGAcgaaacatttttctttttttgatatTGCCTGCTGGTTGAAGTCCTTGGCCTGGCTTTTTCCTGAACTGTTTTTTTTTGATAACCCCTTATGCGTATTTTTAACTGTCATTCCCTTTACCCGGAGCAGTCTGTCGGTTGATAAACGACCCTGTTTTTCCTGAAAAAACCAAATTAGagtagatttttttataattcgtgtttttttgtctttaagtgTCACTGACAGACACGATTTTTGTGCTTTCTTTTGACCCGTATAGTCTCTCAAATGTAAAGAGTCATAATTATTAAATGTAGAGGTATATTCAAGAAACTCCCGGTCTTCATTAGAAAAGTCTGGCTCGAGGTCTGGCTCATGTTCCTTTGAAATGGTATCAGTGATAATTATACTTCCCTCCACCTCTTCTTGCTCTTCCGGATTGTCACAAGTCGGTAAATTAATTTCTATACAACAATCCCTGTTCATTTCCATCCCAATTTTTTTAGCGTCAGATAGTGCGTCTTCTTGGgcctttttaattatgttaatcaTTTCATCAGTTGATGGAAACTCAGTTACTTTAAAGACACTTAATTATTTCCAAGTCGTTTGTTTTCTTGCCTGGGGAATCTAAAATTGGGACCTGGAAAATAAAGGATTGATCAAATCGAGAATTAAAATAACTTTAGCAGCCAATATGTTATTTACCTAAGTCTGTGCTTATCTCATGCATAGCTTGTATACGTTTTAATCTTCTTAAAACATCCAGCAGTGTATAATTTATCATAGTTGAAAATGTGCTACTCATGGACCGAGAGTCTCTAAATACTTTTTCACATGGCTGACTGCTATACAGCCATGGAAGAAAAGCTTCTGAAATTCCATTTTGCCGAAGTTTTTCAATGACTAAAATAATTCCATGAGCGTTTATTTCTATGCATGTATAGGCATTTGTGGTGATAAAATTCTTTTGGatattttcaccatttttttttagcCAGGCTTTCCAAATACGCATGAAAAAAGTTGAATACCAAATTAGGTATACTCGTCTTTCAACACTAATTTCTTTTAACAAGAATGCATCCAATATGTTGCGAGTCAGTATTAAATATTGCCTTGTAGCTTCGGCGTTGGGAACTTCCTTAAGCATATTTGTGACATGTTCAGAACTTAACTTGTCTATTGCATTGAAGTTCATTTTGTCGGAAGCTAAAAAGAAAAGTGTCAGTGCATAGCTCAAAAATGTTTTGTGGACCGAAAATTATTATCTATGTAATACAGCCAAATGCATAATAGTCCTACCATagctacatacatacatacatatatatctaGTTGGGACTTTAATTTGAATAAAGCTGAcaaattgatatatttttacgtttttctgGAAGATTCTTGATTAGAAAAGTAAGTAGCAAATTTATTCTAGTATACTTACATTCAAGGAAGCTCTTGCATAATAAGTGTTTATCTCTAGGATAGTTTTCAATTATGTACCGGATATTGTCAATAGATACTCGTTTTCCTCCCATATTCatagaaatattttcatttaataaacGAGTCTTAAGCTTCGTTGATATATGTATAGTGTCTTGAAAAACTGCTGGATTTTCTAAATTGTAATTCGcctaaaaataattacaaattaagTATAGAATAGTAGAGCAAAATATGTATTGTTTTCGAGATTGTTTTATagtgagaaaaaaaataaaaatttttgaggttttataaAATTATGAATTTAGAATATCACAGTACTATATAACTAACCTGAAAATAGGGAGAGTAAGGGTTCAATGAAGTAAATGACAATTTCGATataattttcatactttttaagtACCGAGTGTCACCATCGCTTGAAAAGCCCAAAATTGTAATTCCATGTTTTCCTGCTTCCTTTATGAGATATTGCCATCGTTTATAAACATCTTCTGAGGTAAATCTATTATCACTGCCAAATATTGATATACAAAATGCGGGTGATCCATCTACTAATGGCTGAGCCTTAAAATATATGCATTTATTGCTAATGTTTTATTCTTAAAAGCATTTTCAATGTCGCTAACTGAATCAACTGGGAATTTGTTAATGCGAGGAAATCTCGTCTGTTCCTGTAAAGGTGCTACAAAGCCAACCATTTGATTTGAAGCTGAATCATATTGGACTTTTTTGATGAGTGCAGTTTGATCTTCGGATATAAAAATTATGGGTGGATAATTTCTCTTTTGTAAATAAAGTTTTAAGTCTTCAATTCTCACTTCACCCtctaatatattattcatttcttCTAGTTGTCTGTGAATAGTTGTGACAGAAGgcagtatattttttaaatttgagtGCAATATTTCATAACTCATCCTTCCTGCGCTAATGAATATATAAAGCCAGAATCGTTTCATTCCATCATCAAATTTATTTGTGTGTCCTGATTTATTTTTAGAGTTTCTTATTGCTGAGTCTAATAGATATTTTAGTAGGCCTTTGGTGccataattaaatttattaatgcCTTGATTTTCGGTAAGGATACTTAGGGTGTTTGTAACTTCTGGGTTAGTGTCTATGGCATGATTTATGGTATTTAGAAAAGTTGTTATTTGTGTTTGATGATATGGTAACTTTTGACTCAATTCAGTAGTCAATTCCAAGTGCAATCCAGATGATGTCGAAGCTCCATAATttaaatctgtattggaatcggTTAGGTCAAAGAGATTTCCTCTTGGATCTTCAAAATCTTGGTTTAAGTCACATTTTTTATTAGCATCTTTTTTTATAAAGTTAAGTATAGTGGTCTGAATTTCGGGTTTCTGCGGTTTAATCGGTAATTTTTTAGTTAAGTTGGTTCCATCatctttaaaatgtattttataatGTCTCAGGAAGTTTGAAATCACCCATTTTCTTCCGGTTTTGGAGTTCTTCACTGAATAGGCTGAAGAAATAAATGTACATAAAGGGCAAGatatttttgcagtaaattcacCATCCATTTTGACTTTAAGGTTTTTGGAATTATTTAAAACATCTTGTAATCGTTCTTCACTAATTTTGCCTTTGTCGAATTCATTTCGTGAAAATTTATCGATATAGCTTCGACTAATATTTAAAACATGCTGCATCGCATAATTAACTTGCTCTTCATCTTGAGAAACACAACCATCATTTGGAGTACAAAAACCATCGCCTTCATTACCACTCTCAGATCGAGATGTACTTTTATTTGTCACTGTTCTTCTCTTTTTGGGGAAAGTTTTTTCAGCTGGACAGCCTTCAGACCTTTCACAAAGAAGTGGACGTTTTagcagtttaatttttttttctgattcttCCTTTACAAAGCGCAAAAGCTTTTTATGGCCTTCCGGAATTTTAAATAGAGAGCATTCTTCGCTGACAATTCCAAACATTGCTTTTTTTTCTTCTCCTTTCAATACCTTTGAAAGGACGTCCCTTGCATAACACTCCATTCTCTCAATGTCTTCATCAATATTAAACTGTGAAAGGGAATATAAATTATCAAATCCGTTGTATATAAGAAGTGATTTGAGATAAGCGGGAACTTCAGCTTCAAAACTTTTTAACAAACCATTAATATATTCCATCGTAAGTAACCTGAAAATAATAACAAATCTAACTCTTAAATAAAGCAATGCCTTTTTACGAGTATATCTCGGAGTATATATAGTACCTATTCTTATTAGATACATTATAACAGTGCTGTCAGATTCGAGCACAGTTTGATTGCAACGACGTACTTAAGCCATACTCTCTAACTTTTACACTGttcataataattttattttattttaattattatgtaatGTTAGTTCAGCTAGTCCTAACAAGAAAGGTATAAATTAGTTatcattaaaaatgtaaaatttataGGGCCTGGTTGGAAATCAAAGAAGCCAGAATGTTTGCTGGGtttgttaataataaatacaaattaataaatttaaatacagTGAATGCAATATTGACCCTTTAAATTTACATAGATGCAAATCAAACAAATCTAAACAATTCAACTAGATTATTAGCTAAAGATGCTGATAATGTCGGTACAatcacatattttttaaattccatacTCAAGAATTAGTATTACTTACCAGTTTTGTAATtttttagcactaaaaacactcAAAAACCCACAAAATCTAAACAAAAACAAGGCAGCTAAAACATGTGTGAACACAAGTGATATTAAAAAGTGAGGTTATTTCTATGGATTTCCACATTGATTTCCATGGATTTCCAAGTGATTCCCATGGATTTCTATGTGATTCCCATGGATTTCTATGTGATTCCCATGGATTTCTATGTGATTCCCATGATTTCCATGTGATTCCTATGGATTCCCAAGTTGATTCCCATGTATTGCCAGGTGATTACCCAAAAAATGTACAATGATTTCTAATAGTGGTTTACCCCTCGGGTGTCCCGCatgtttttgataggcagcgaatatgttaaacaatgaaagtaaaaaataaaatcagattctatcgtctagagtagatttaatttctttaaactgagatTTAATTGAACAAAGAAtgtggggccaaaatgatcccttctggctttctaggtaggtaagctgagcccgactttctagtgttaaagaCTGAAATGTTTTAAATCACTATAATCACAATGCACTGTAAACGGAACGACGGTATGGGCCAATAAAACTGATTTTCTGATTATATCGGGTTTTTGCATCCCCTATGAGGGTGTCCTATATCTAATATTAGAAATTTTTCTAGTTAAAACCACAGATTTCTTATAATAAAACGAGAAAATAGCAAAAAGAACACCAAAAACACAATTTTTGCCCCTCAACGACGCTGTCAAAGTCACGTGACCTGGAATGGTCTATTGGCATTTAAATTTTCATAGGTTAAGTTATATCTGtgatttttttgagttttctgtgttattcctttaatttttatattattaatctgcacttataaaaaaaaaacagttgtttttagactATTTAAGTAGTGACATATTATGGATTACTGTTGAAGGCCGACATGAAAAAAAAAGATGAATCTgctgatttttctagtgacattattgggtgtgaataTATCTTTTAAGTTTACTCCTCCCTCTAAAATGGTCATTACACAGTTAAATAAAGTATTGCAAAATAGCTTATATAATGTTAAGAGCTCTATGAAATGATGTGATGATAACACCTAGCATATAATTCGACAAAATACAAAGTATGCAGCAAAAATGACTTTAAAAAACTACTTAAAGTGAAAGAAATCTATCTAATGAGATATCTGATTATCATGCATAAGAAGTTGGATCATACCTATATTCGAATCATAATTAGTTATGTGATGATTAACATGAAAACATGCATTTTGACTCAGAATGGGAAggagattaaaaaaaaacattaactGATACAATTCAGGAGATTGGATTATTTTATCAACAAGCTTAACACATTGACGGACAGTAcatcaaatgtataagcaagtgttgtgacactatatgtattttgtaaagtagaatagggaaaaatgcaacaTCTATAGatgttgtgtcacattacatcaatggaaattagacgtcaaTAGACTTCtatccgtcaacgtgttaaaaaataataataaagatcaAGTCAAAGTTAATGGTAAGAAGAGAATCCAGATTCAAGAAATTGATCATACCAGAATAGGAATATAGTCTATGCAATTTAAAAGAACAGTACAACAGAAATCTTTCTCTACTTTCTCTCACTGTTGAATTTTCAAGTTGGGAGCAGACAAGACAAATGTAAAGAGTTTTTGAAGATACTATCCTGGTATGCCTCTTAATGAAACCAAGGTGTTTTACCTTGTTGCATATGAGATCTATATGTAGACTTAAGGACAAATTTTTCTGAAAAATCACACCTAGATCTGTGACATTATTGACCCTCTCAATTAAAATATTCTCAAAATTATAATTAAATACCGTGGAAGTAAGAGATGGATAAAACTGGATCACGATCACCTAACATTTTTTATGATTAacaattaatttgttattaacaCACCAGTTCGCAAAGATGTCTAATGACTTCTGTAACCCAATACAATCAGAATAGTCTctaataatacaaaataattttgTCATCTACCTAATATGCTAAGAGCTCACAGTAGTTAAAAGATGTTATAGCATCATCAACAAAAACTGTAAAGAGAAGAGGTCCGAAATGGGTACCTTGGGCGCTCCAGAGCTTGGAAGGTATTGAGTTGAAGTAAACGTCTTTAGTTTGATACAGAAACatctacagtaaaacctccgttaaccgaaataattagGGTGGAGACTGTTTTGGagaacaagaatttcggttaaaaataccagtgtttttgtatttttttttgtatcaaattacatagtattcttgTTATAGCACATAGGTGCTATGTGTGCTAAAATACTATGAGGTGATTTCGTAATGTTTTctttaatatcttcttcttctttatgtgccatcTCCGTGacaaaggttggcaatcatcattgctattccaACTTTTGATACTActtacagcccgaaagagttcagttgagctgcatccaaactattctc from Diabrotica virgifera virgifera chromosome 3, PGI_DIABVI_V3a harbors:
- the LOC126882438 gene encoding uncharacterized protein LOC126882438, producing MINIIKKAQEDALSDAKKIGMEMNRDCCIEINLPTCDNPEEQEEVEGSIIITDTISKEHEPDLEPDFSNEDREFLEYTSTFNNYDSLHLRDYTGQKKAQKSCLSVTLKDKKTRIIKKSTLIWFFQEKQGRLSTDRLLRVKGMTVKNTHKGLSKKNSSGKSQAKDFNQQAISKKEKCFVNLMNELIKIVHLNLDLNQMRLA
- the LOC126882437 gene encoding uncharacterized protein LOC126882437, with the translated sequence MNMGGKRVSIDNIRYIIENYPRDKHLLCKSFLESSDKMNFNAIDKLSSEHVTNMLKEVPNAEATRQYLILTRNILDAFLLKEISVERRVYLIWYSTFFMRIWKAWLKKNGENIQKNFITTNAYTCIEINAHGIILVIEKLRQNGISEAFLPWLYSSQPCEKVFRDSRSMSSTFSTMINYTLLDVLRRLKRIQAMHEISTDLGPNFRFPRQENKRLGNN
- the LOC126882436 gene encoding uncharacterized protein LOC126882436 is translated as MYLIRIGTIYTPRYTRKKALLYLRVRFVIIFRLLTMEYINGLLKSFEAEVPAYLKSLLIYNGFDNLYSLSQFNIDEDIERMECYARDVLSKVLKGEEKKAMFGIVSEECSLFKIPEGHKKLLRFVKEESEKKIKLLKRPLLCERSEGCPAEKTFPKKRRTVTNKSTSRSESGNEGDGFCTPNDGCVSQDEEQVNYAMQHVLNISRSYIDKFSRNEFDKGKISEERLQDVLNNSKNLKVKMDGEFTAKISCPLCTFISSAYSVKNSKTGRKWVISNFLRHYKIHFKDDGTNLTKKLPIKPQKPEIQTTILNFIKKDANKKCDLNQDFEDPRGNLFDLTDSNTDLNYGASTSSGLHLELTTELSQKLPYHQTQITTFLNTINHAIDTNPEVTNTLSILTENQGINKFNYGTKGLLKYLLDSAIRNSKNKSGHTNKFDDGMKRFWLYIFISAGRMSYEILHSNLKNILPSVTTIHRQLEEMNNILEGEVRIEDLKLYLQKRNYPPIIFISEDQTALIKKVQYDSASNQMVGFVAPLQEQTRFPRINKFPVDSVSDIENAFKNKTLAINAYILRLSH